A region of the Sphaerodactylus townsendi isolate TG3544 linkage group LG15, MPM_Stown_v2.3, whole genome shotgun sequence genome:
tgctgcctaaggcctccgccgctgagcagggagtgttcatcattcccggagATAATCGACTCtcccacgcaccagggacccatccatctccagatctggacgaacatcccgcaggaaggTTGCCCatcggaaccagctgcgcacagctgatccttctgccccatgcgctgcccgctgccgacccaataaaggcgacaggccccggcagccaacatgggcgcagccagcaccaccatcagcGGCGGTGGAAACACTCCATCGAAGCTCCCGCCCGTTACCTGGAGCTcgctatagagggatgcatgtttaaagggcctggtagacaccggcgctgatgtgactcgTCATCAGGACAGCCGAGTGGCCTGGACCAGTGgtcgaccgaggcttgcccgcacatctggggggggtgggggggaaacaaacccagcggACGGAagacatccgcccgctcacggtccacatTGTGCCCAGGACTGGAGGCGACAGCTCACTTTCGCACGCCtccccatcgtcttggacatccatgttaatctctggggaagagacctcatgagccaggtcaaaacgactctagtctgggatggataaatccatcacgcagATCACGCAATCACTGATTGTACCTCCTCGAATTGCCTTCGAACTTCCGCCAAAGGAAGCCGTACTCCCCTCCCGTTCCTCTCCCTTCCATTTCTTCAACcaaaagggcaggggagggccaattggctgactggccctccctggatgcaaaatctgggcccatcctggtaccgcagcactgccaggatagggccccaggttaaaaagcgAGGGCTGCCAGCAGACCAAATTCACTCACAAACCAGTTTGGGTGCCTCCAGTGGtcatggtattatagcaccatcatcacttctaagacgcttgGCAGCGAAACcgcccttaaggagtggtttcagcccggcggcatttccccaagataactggattacaaaattttagcaccatccagcccccctgCGTTGGCCACTCAAGGTCACGTGTAAGTACATATTCCCTTACAAGGAAAAACCCTCGCATGTGGAGTCTCTCTGCCTTCAAACGCCTGAATGCCTCGTGGTTCCCCTGACCAgcactccatccccccaaaagagctccaaaagcccgCTTTCATACTActggattaagcatgcatacccacaattcccccagggtccgcccaccccctgccctccctgtcaaataattttaagaaagagggataggcggcccccagcagaattgcattaaaagcaaccttcaactacacgcagtctgtaaaatagcctcacacatttAACTCTAACTCAAAATAAACTCGATCTTGATCCCCCGCcacccgctctagaaccgagcctggcgggacccggccccctcccataacctggggaaggggatgtgtttcagtccttattcctacaggctcctgtggattccgactcgccatgacgggccagcccatggaatggcgccaggaggaaaccaaccccatcccagagatggaacacatctctctgaaggatcccttACCGTGCTTTGCCCCTCGGAATCGAAGGAACGCCGGCGCCGACGCCCAGatggtccaaagacccggatgacctggggaaacgtCAAAAGCAAACcggccagccaagctcaagagctgctgcgccagcaaggccaccccccgagacacccgagaacctctgtgccagctctctttgcaatcatcaccgccaactcggcggccaccatcctttgcctcgCTCTATGCTGCCACTCCTGCCGATGGCAATCGGAAAGCACCCTGACCGAAAgcttttcaccagaccaacatctgggagcagtttttagctgccgctgccagcgcccccccccccctcatcttttctgcctgggccagtcgcacctaggagtcgggagcttcATGCGTATGgcttcctgcctgctccccgtttgcaaagcccctggagacttcttTTTTATGGAGTTCCTGGTTTAAGTCcacttcatgaatgcctcatccatcaggtattcCATGAgccgctgactggggacccgctgcCCAATCCCCTCCGGCCCGTGGCGGCTCTCTCCcttatcaccaagactgtcgctaatccacgagtccaacacctggcGCTTCGCGACCGTCGGGCGTAAAAGCTTCAACTTCAAGGAGCCGCACTCCAGGCCCATTTCATCGGCTCTTACGCCAACTCGGAACTGTAcagcacatggaggacattcccccgtACTTGGGAACATCCTGCCTCTCTAAGGGCTGGTTCTTGGACCTGCCACCAGGgaaaagaactttcaactacatccccatACCGGCTCTCTGCGGGACCCTCGTGCATGCCTCTAGCCGCCTCACCATTATACcacctcaggctccgccccaggAGCCGGCACCGCCACGCCAAGCCGCCGCTATCGCTCTGCCTTTCGGATCCCTCCTGCCGGAGCGACAGCTGGGTTGCCCTCTCCACAGCCGATATCGCCTCCCTCGCTgtttccctagtgggagtccctggactcagcctcttacaatgctaagactattaccggctggcctgtgcctcttgcgaagtccatcaattctacctccaatCCACTCTGGATGCCCTAGCCTCCAAACAACAGGAACTTCGCTGATAAAGCGGCCCTAGATGTAATCGATGTCAGCTttcattgattacttgttgttctAATACAATATTCTACCaaagttgtgagaatgtacataatatgtgttgttttaatctctcctgataactcccaattgatttaTATGAAAGAGATGGCGCGGAAttgcaaaaaagttgtatccagtctaaaagtatgatgtattgccccattaccggtggtcagccctctgggagTTGGCTACGTCGGAGGAGGATCGGTTGAAGTGCTATCGCAtgcctctgcattggtttgatttgtATGCCTCGCCATCAcgggtcttgttttgttcaatgttAGTATCTAattattgcctgtaacgcggtgtaagaagccccatcgactttcccctgcccgccAACCAAGTTTCTATctttgcacaagcagctcgatcCAACTTCGACCAAACAGCCGGAGgggacaagcgtccccctaaatcgccctcAGCATTTTTCGacctccccttctaaaatgtaaaagcgAGGAGATCGTgggtaatgcaccgctgacccagcagcaccgtggtcgagcgctggaacacctacgctcctacggccttctggtcgcaccgcacccccactcctcatccccctatgagtcggGTCGCATGAACTTCGTCTGGCTCCAGTGTCCACACGGGCgcaggacaatggtcttgccccaggtgagagaTTAGGGCTCCAGACGGCTTCACGCTCCTCTCCTCGCTACGGccgccaggtgagatcatgcatcacatgatgatctcccgacctccacgctatcccggaactccctccgttcctcccttctacacgcccccgatagaatcacaataaaaggtgccaggaaccagcacgcgggagactcgctaggaacacggacctccgcgctcccgctgctggcgatctccaccagatgttatctccgcgtctcgtctcgttcttgcgctgaccacgtgggtcgacttcacCAACTATTTCTCACTGCTTGTCCTGTCCTATCATTTTTATTGCCCATAGCCCTTATATACATTGTAATTTTAtatacaagcaatcagtgattccagaccacaaaAGGAAAAGCAAGAGTCTCGACGCTCAGGTTTACCACACATTGGGAGACAGACAATAGTGAACCTGGAGAGTTAGCAAATAGCAATTTACaatgtccttttgtggttttgcagtttgcacacccCCATTACTGCCCACTCACTTCCCCCCACTCATAAAAGACAATCAGCGTTCAGACAAATTGTatagatgccatattcaagacttttctcctggccttttttattttggtacattgatctattgatagattgatgaATTAATATATCATCAATCTATAggtaaaattaaagataaaaaataaagattgtattaaaaattaaagcacacattcTCTATTTTGCAGGATATAGAACCTACGAAATatgacctccccacccccacccccgatacAAGCAAAAAACCAATGGATAATGCCTGCCCCTCTCCAAACAGGGCACTGAGTAATAAAGTACAACATACCCTGAAAACAAAACTCCCCAGCAAATTCTTTTTGAAGTTGTATAATCGTctagagtgggttttttttaatttaagcaaTATTTATATAATGACGCTTGTCTTGATTTTTCATTCCAATCGATGTTTATTTGCTTTTAAAGGTACttatttgctttaaaatatataGTATTTTGTTGGAGAATGAGCAGTTGGTTCTgcatagtttaaaaataaaactgatttATTGATTTACACTTTTGTTGCCATACTCAAATATTCCTCTAAGGACAATAATTACACTAATAGTCTACAACATTTAGAGCTATTTCTGAATTTACCATTGTGTTAATTAGGGGGAAACTAAAAAAAGCTGTTGATTGCATTAGCTTAAATACAGTGCCAGAAAATACATTGTTATTTTAATGAAACACACTCTATAAaagagaaggctaaggggtgCCATGATAatgatgtttaaatatttgaagatatttcatgctggtgatggagcaagcttgttttccacttgttttctgctgctccagagacttgggtccaaggaaaagagatttcacctaaacattaggaagaacttcctaatggTAATGGCTGTTTGAAAATGAAACAtgttgccttggagggtggtcgagtctttccccccagtttttaaacagagactggatggccacctgCCAGTAATGCTTTCACTGTGTCTTCTTGCATAGCTGAGGTTAGACTTGGTGGCTCTTGtattctcttccaactctatgaaaaCATGCTGTGCAAAACATCGAAACTGGCATGCTTTTTCGACATTCATGAATCACTATTTTGGGACAACCAGCAATACTGAAGGAGATCAGGTGAGAATAAATCAGCCAATATATTATTTCAGCATTGAATAATATCCTCTGAAAAACAAATTTATTACTCTTCAAGATTAATGAAATAGCATTACCATATAACCTTCATAAAACCATCAAGTCCTTtgcctaaaacagtggtggtgaacctatggcacgggtgccagaggtggcactcagagccctctctgtgggcacgcacaaacagagtgccccccccacatctaggctggcctgggctgctgggttcgattattagcattaaacctaagacccaattttggggaagcagtgtaggtaaccctgttaagcgctattaaaccccactgattttcatgcgaagaactaaagcacgatcctttacctgggagtaagctcggttgctggcaatggggcttgcttctgagaaaaccctcctagggtcgtgattcacctgttggaagagttgcacggttgcttcaaagaaaagccaccgactaccacccagcctactcctgagtaacgcacgcctcggagcccaccatttttactgaacgaaaacctcagtcttcagattaaattgccatgttggcactttgcgataaataagtgggttttgggttgcaattcgggcactcggcctcgaaaaggttcgccatcactggtctaaaagTATGTAACTGCACCATTCAGTCGTTGAAGTGTCCTCAGCTGCAACAAGATTCCTTCTGGCAGAGAAAATCTCTACCATTGGAAGCGGGATAACATTAAATCAAAGCATTCAGTTCTTTCTCAAAAGTATtaatcttttgtatttgttttgtgtttcattttttcagCAGGAGTTGACTGTCAGAGTAGCCTGATGTTAGGAAATAAGACAAGGATAACAGAAATCATCCTTCTGGGATTTGGAGACTTGGCTGActttcagattctttttttcttgacaTTTCTAGTGATTTACATTGTAGCCATAACTGGAAACATTCTTATCTTAGTGCTTGTTATCTTTGATCGGCACCTGCATACGCCCATGTACATTTTCCTGGGGAATATCTCATTTCTGGAGGTTTGCTACACCTCCAATATATTTCCAAGAATGCTTTTGAATCTCCTGACTGGGAAAAGAGCGATTTCTTTCAGTGGCTGCTTCACCCAGTGGTATCTCTGTGCTGTTTTGATAGTTTCAGAAAGCTGTTTGTTCTGTGCAATGTCTTATGACAGGTATCTGGCAGTCTGCAAACCTCTCCATTATGCAGTTATGATGAAGACTCAAAATTGTGTCCAGTTAGCAGCTGCATCTTGGATCAGTGGATTTACAATTTTTTTGGTCTTGCTCATTCTGATGTTACAATTAAATTATTGTGGCCCTAATGAAATTGATCATTACTTTTGTGACTTCATGCCAATCTTAAATCTCTCCTGTAGTGATACCAAAATGATTAAACAGTTGAATTATGTTGTGGCTGCTGCTTTTGTGCTTTCTCCATTCCTTCTCACCTTGACATCCTATGTATATATTATTGCTGCCATCTTGAAAATTTCCTCCATTACTGGGAGACAGAAGGCCTTTTCTACCTGTTCCTCTCACTTGATTGTTGTTTGCATTTTCTATGGATCTATAATTGCTGTGTATATGCTGCCAAAGGCTGaaggaaaaagaaacacaacaaaatttccctctcttctgtaTATAGTGCTGCCCCCTCTTGTCAACCCTTTTATCTACAGCTTGAGGAACAAGGAAGTCAAAGAGGCTTTGAGAAATATCATTGGGAGGATTTTGCATTACAAACTCATCTCATAAACTAGTGGATGAAATACtatttattgaaaatgttttatttattatttatttgaaataatattatttatttacaagaatGTTGTCTGTTTTTGGTACATTGATTCTGAAGCAACACTTTCTAATACTGGGACAGTTGAGCTGATTTATACCAAACACAtatcatcagaggtgggatccagcaggttctcaccagttcctgaaagtgggttactaattatttgtgtgtgccgagagggggtactaattgggtctgtttttccatctccacaccctcgcctccccgagaggcatcctgcctttgaacgtgaaggttccatatagcaattgcgactaatgaTGTAACTCCCtggactgggttaatccctttcaggtactgcaattcattgattctcagccttttgtaccttttatctcaccagtctttatcaaagaacctgtgtgtttcaccattgctgtgttcagatttgtgagttggggaattttctataatgtgatgataatttagaaatgacctggtgcaaaaaaaaatgggggtcatggtggggtggcttaccatgtgggggggcatccaactcaggttttgcccagagctcaggtttgcctaggtatgcctatgccccctttgctgaggcggggctggcgagggaacctgttaataaaatttttggatcccaccactgcatatcatccactgtatattttaatgtaatctttcttatgtattgtcgaaggctttcacggctggattcaactggttctggtgcattttccgggctgtgtggccatgatctggtggatcttgtacctaatatttcgcctgcatctctggctggcatcttcagaggtgtatcacagagaaaggtgtaaaacagacttttctcactgaaacaccactgaagatgccagccacagatgcaggcaaaatggtaggaacaagatccaccagaccacggctccacagcccagaaaacccaccagaaccagtaatcTTTCTTATGTTTCTTTGAAAACAGATAAATCAAGTGTTTCCCCTGTGGAATAAATAGAACTGTAATCTAGCATCCCTTTTGAAATGTTTCATTATTCCTATGGAGTATCAGGATTTTGTAGTCAGGTTTTTTTTCATGAAATTCACCCAATTTCCTTGTGTTCCAGGcggtttttttctttgcaggcTCCATGATAGGCAACACAATCTTATTGTAtggctaaagcagtggttctcaaccttcctaatgccgcgaccctttaatacagttcctcatgttgtggtgacccccaaccctaattatccattttacagatggagaacactgatgcagagagtcttaggcgacccatatgaaagggtcgttcgacccccaaaggggtcccaacccccagatagagaaccactgagctaaaggAATCCATCTTCCTTTTTATTACTAAATACAACAATCACTCTATTATTTCTATATAATTATTCTGTCACTTTTGTGGAATCACAGGATTTACTATAGTCATTTTATTTCATGAAATTTAGCCCCATTTTCCTCATTAGTACAGCCTGTGTCCCAGATGACCTTTGTCTTTGAAAGCTCTATGACCTGTAGCATAGTCTTATTGGGTGATTCGAGCAGACACCACTCTttttatcaagaaaaaaaaatattgtatgaaACAAGAGATTAATAAAAagtcaatgttaaaaaaaatcaggggtATGATTTTTCAGGTGTGAAAGTCCAGTTTCCGAAAAAGTGAGCATACATGATTTGCCTGCAAGATGAGTGGATTTTCAGTGAAAAATCCTGCCCTGTTGTGGCTATATCCACAGAATGCATTGTGTGGGGAGGAgctgtcatgacagttagatcatggtgatcatatcctatccagcagaggtatgagtcagcaagaaaggaatgatctgacagctagagaACAGCTAGCAAACTGGTTCTATCCAGATGCAATTGACCTATACAGAGActggtggaaccatgtatataagcaacagcaatgtactgtgtgtttgttccttagggaaacaagtgcctggcgaagcactttgttggatTGCTTAATATACTCTGTATATAGTATCTTGTACGTAGAGCAACTCAACGGTAAAAGCCTTCTGTTGaaagaaacagctgtgtggagtttttcttcatgaaggtgggggtTTGCTGTACATAGCATATCTTTTCCTACACCGTTTTTGCCCTTCTTTTTTCACTTTGTACAAGGGCTGTGGCTTGCCAACACCATTTCCCATCTAGCTATTTGATGTATTTATACCCTTGGCTGTCTGAATTCATTCTCTTTACTTAAGGACATAAATGGTCACGCACCCCCAGCAAGAAACTGGCATCCCAATTCATTGCGCAGTTGCAAAATTCACTTATTTTGTtgaccctttttaaagctttgatGCACCCTGGGGTTAACCTCCTGGCCATTTTAGATCCTGCCTCATCAAAGGATGACGTGGGCAGTTTTTCTGTTGCGTGTGGATGTGTGGAGATTCGTTCCACTAATAAAACCGACACTTATTTGTTGGAAAGAAATcggccacagcccaatttatttaacaataTCATAACTtcgaagctgggcaagcataacagagcacatcctggcccccaggcagcaaaccgctgaacctggttatagggcagctccagctgacccctcaggcccttcggacagaacccccatccggcacatcccccaagggaactggaacaggaagttactaggtgccacatggatgcaaacccaatttgtgacaccccttccgcCGGGCAGTGAGCTCtcagcacggccccaaggcttgccctaacaagctctatcaccacctcggacctcatatggaggcccccaatgtgggaaggtccagcatgcaaggtactgccttccccaataggatgtgctcttatgcccaaaacaCACCCAGTGAATTGCGACAAAGCATAACAATAATACCCAGTAACCGGATaaacagggagggaagggagggccttttGTGGTGCCAGCCTCGAAGAGGCAGGTCTCTGCCGGAGCAGCCTTTATATGGGCTGCCTGGCCCCTGTCACATG
Encoded here:
- the LOC125444189 gene encoding olfactory receptor 2AP1-like translates to MEDIPPYLGTSCLSKGWFLDLPPGKRTFNYIPIPALCGTLVHASSRLTIIPPQAPPQEPAPPRQAAAIALPFGSLLPERQLGCPLHSRYRLPRCFPTGVDCQSSLMLGNKTRITEIILLGFGDLADFQILFFLTFLVIYIVAITGNILILVLVIFDRHLHTPMYIFLGNISFLEVCYTSNIFPRMLLNLLTGKRAISFSGCFTQWYLCAVLIVSESCLFCAMSYDRYLAVCKPLHYAVMMKTQNCVQLAAASWISGFTIFLVLLILMLQLNYCGPNEIDHYFCDFMPILNLSCSDTKMIKQLNYVVAAAFVLSPFLLTLTSYVYIIAAILKISSITGRQKAFSTCSSHLIVVCIFYGSIIAVYMLPKAEGKRNTTKFPSLLYIVLPPLVNPFIYSLRNKEVKEALRNIIGRILHYKLIS